Proteins co-encoded in one Bemisia tabaci chromosome 9, PGI_BMITA_v3 genomic window:
- the LOC140223778 gene encoding CCR4-NOT transcription complex subunit 10-like, with protein sequence MNRSEAQSHAIPVAGLRFESLCSKNAQFLTRNGGDAPNIGHLRCHILAASVYVCLCLGDSILAPNRANSLLCQNSLSGAHKFLGHLYAAEALIILGQSPEAMDYLKLDYLNDLSLLSPPQKYEVPLKPPISWFHNNLTSAKNILQFNLAVALVIQEESEKSAEVLKSVQCQSSWLITPFPCQTCHRPFHLQEAGYQARLEVVLQV encoded by the exons ATGAATCG ctCAGAAGCACAATCTCATGCAATTCCAGTCGCTGGTTTAAGATTCGAATCCTTATGTTCAAAAAATGCGCAATTTCTAACGAGAAATGGGGGAGATGCACCTAACATAGGACATTTAAGATGCCATATTTTAGCTGCAAGTGTGTATGTTTGTCTATGTCTCGGAGATTCCATCCTCGCTCCAAATCGTGCCAACTCATTGCTCTGTCAGAACTCCCTGTCTGGCGCACACAA GTTCCTCGGTCATTTGTATGCCGCTGAAGCACTGATAATCTTAGGCCAATCACCAGAAGCCATGGATTATTTAAAGTTAGATTACTTGAATGATTTAAGTTTACTCTCTCCTCCCCAAAAGTATGAAGTCCCACTGAAACCTCCGATATCCTGGTTCCATAATAACCTTACTTCGGCCAAAAATATTCTTCAATTCAATTTAGCTGTTGCTCTAGTAATTCAAGAGGAATCAGAAAAATCTGCAGAAGTGTTGAAATCG GTGCAGTGCCAAAGTAGCTGGTTAATTACTCCTTTTCCTTGTCAGACATGTCACCGACCTTTTCACCTACAAGAAGCAG